In the Pyrococcus kukulkanii genome, one interval contains:
- the porD gene encoding pyruvate synthase subunit PorD, whose product MAESPFKADIERAEKELTEKMTPGAIVYLPGSSVINKTGSWRVFRPEFKKDKCVRCFLCYIYCPEPAIYLDEEGYPVFDYDYCKGCGICANECPTKAIEMVREVK is encoded by the coding sequence ATGGCTGAGAGCCCGTTTAAGGCGGATATTGAGAGAGCAGAAAAGGAATTAACAGAAAAAATGACTCCAGGAGCTATAGTGTACCTCCCAGGAAGTAGCGTAATTAACAAAACGGGTTCTTGGAGAGTCTTCAGGCCCGAGTTCAAGAAGGATAAGTGTGTTAGGTGCTTCTTGTGTTACATCTACTGTCCAGAGCCAGCAATCTACTTAGACGAAGAAGGCTACCCAGTTTTCGACTATGACTATTGTAAGGGTTGTGGGATTTGTGCAAATGAGTGCCCAACCAAGGCAATTGAGATGGTTAGGGAAGTTAAGTGA